A single Carnobacterium alterfunditum DSM 5972 DNA region contains:
- a CDS encoding 6-phospho-alpha-glucosidase: MKKFSIVIAGGGSTFTPGIVMMMLDNIDRFPIRKLKLYDNDGDRQAILGGALEILLKEQAPDIEFSYTTDPETAFTDVDFCMAHIRVGKYAMREQDEKIPLNYGVVGQETCGPGGIAYGMRSIGGMMEIIDHMEKYSPKCWMLNYSNPASIVAEACRVMRPKAKVLNICDMPVGTLRRMSQIINKNPGDLEVRYFGLNHFGWWTSVKDKEGHEYLPEIREYVAENGYLTKVEVDTQHMDQSWQETHKKAKDLIAVNPRYLPNTYLKYYLFPDYEVKHSNCTYSRANEVMDGREKTVFTAAKKIVEKGTAENSGFTIDSHASFIVDLARAIAFNTHERMLMIVENNGAIANFDDDAMVEVPCIVGSDGPEPLAQGKIPAFEKALMHQQVTVEKLVVEAYITGSYQTLWQALTLSKTIPSAEVAKNILDELILANKGFWPELS; the protein is encoded by the coding sequence ATGAAAAAATTTTCAATCGTAATCGCAGGTGGCGGAAGTACCTTTACGCCAGGGATCGTTATGATGATGCTGGATAATATTGATCGCTTTCCAATTCGGAAGTTGAAATTATATGACAATGATGGAGATCGACAAGCTATTTTGGGCGGCGCTCTTGAAATACTATTAAAGGAGCAAGCTCCTGATATTGAATTTTCTTATACAACAGATCCAGAAACAGCTTTTACAGATGTCGATTTTTGTATGGCGCATATTCGTGTTGGTAAATATGCGATGCGTGAGCAAGATGAAAAAATCCCATTAAATTATGGAGTAGTTGGCCAAGAAACATGTGGACCAGGCGGAATCGCTTATGGAATGAGAAGTATCGGCGGCATGATGGAAATTATTGATCACATGGAAAAATATTCTCCAAAATGCTGGATGCTAAACTATTCTAACCCCGCTTCCATTGTTGCAGAAGCGTGCCGAGTGATGCGTCCAAAAGCTAAGGTTTTGAATATCTGTGATATGCCAGTGGGAACGTTAAGAAGAATGTCTCAAATCATTAATAAAAATCCTGGAGATCTAGAAGTCCGTTATTTTGGCTTAAATCATTTTGGCTGGTGGACGAGCGTAAAAGATAAAGAAGGACATGAATATCTACCGGAAATTCGCGAATATGTCGCTGAGAATGGCTACTTAACAAAAGTTGAAGTTGATACACAACACATGGATCAAAGCTGGCAAGAAACTCATAAGAAAGCTAAAGACTTGATAGCAGTCAACCCAAGATATTTACCAAATACGTATTTAAAATATTATCTTTTTCCAGATTATGAAGTAAAACATTCAAACTGTACTTATTCACGTGCAAATGAAGTAATGGATGGCAGAGAAAAAACGGTCTTTACAGCAGCTAAAAAAATAGTCGAAAAAGGAACTGCCGAAAACAGCGGATTCACCATAGATAGTCATGCGTCATTTATTGTAGATTTAGCACGTGCTATTGCCTTTAATACGCATGAAAGAATGCTGATGATCGTAGAAAATAATGGAGCAATCGCTAATTTTGATGATGACGCAATGGTTGAAGTTCCTTGTATCGTGGGCAGTGATGGACCAGAGCCGCTAGCTCAAGGTAAAATCCCAGCATTTGAAAAAGCCTTGATGCACCAACAAGTAACGGTAGAAAAATTGGTTGTGGAAGCCTATATTACTGGAAGCTACCAAACATTGTGGCAAGCATTAACACTTTCCAAAACAATTCCAAGTGCAGAAGTTGCTAAAAATATATTGGATGAGTTGATTTTAGCTAATAAAGGTTTCTGGCCAGAATTGAGCTAA
- a CDS encoding 50S ribosomal protein L25 codes for MKINATLRTEVGSSAASRFRREKKVTAVINGKGVTSTPVLLDSKELDVILKKLGKNAIFDVAVQDGDTHQVIIKEIQSATLIDQILDVELQVIKKGEKLTVTVPIHVENADKVQRGIVSQTLNELEIETLPANIPNSFTVDVGELEIGDAISVADIKVAKSITVLSDLEQSVVSVLPPSAEEPETAAEPTEAAEPELIGEKEEA; via the coding sequence ATGAAAATCAATGCTACTTTAAGAACAGAGGTCGGATCTTCAGCGGCTAGTCGTTTCAGAAGAGAAAAAAAAGTTACAGCCGTAATTAATGGAAAAGGCGTCACAAGTACTCCAGTATTATTAGACAGCAAAGAATTAGATGTTATTTTAAAAAAATTAGGTAAAAATGCGATTTTTGATGTTGCCGTTCAAGATGGAGATACTCACCAAGTGATTATCAAAGAAATCCAAAGTGCAACTCTTATTGATCAAATTTTAGACGTTGAATTACAAGTTATTAAAAAAGGTGAAAAATTAACGGTTACTGTTCCAATTCATGTTGAAAACGCTGATAAAGTTCAACGTGGTATCGTTTCTCAAACATTGAATGAACTAGAAATCGAAACTCTTCCAGCTAATATCCCAAATTCATTTACTGTTGATGTTGGTGAACTTGAAATAGGAGACGCAATATCAGTTGCTGATATTAAGGTTGCTAAATCTATCACAGTATTAAGCGATCTTGAACAATCTGTCGTAAGTGTATTGCCTCCATCTGCTGAAGAACCTGAAACAGCTGCTGAACCTACTGAAGCTGCTGAACCTGAATTAATTGGTGAAAAAGAAGAAGCTTAA
- a CDS encoding PTS sugar transporter subunit IIB → MAEKTIMLVCSAGMSTSLLVTKMQAASKARNLDTEIFAVSAAAADENIANKKIDVLLLGPQVRFMKGQFEKKLAGKNIPLEIIDMLDYGRMNGENVLDQALKLIKE, encoded by the coding sequence ATGGCAGAAAAAACAATTATGTTAGTATGTTCAGCAGGTATGAGTACAAGTTTATTGGTAACTAAAATGCAAGCGGCATCAAAAGCACGTAATCTGGATACAGAAATTTTTGCAGTATCCGCAGCAGCAGCTGATGAAAATATTGCAAATAAAAAAATTGACGTTTTGTTATTAGGACCGCAAGTCCGCTTCATGAAAGGTCAATTCGAGAAAAAATTAGCTGGTAAAAATATTCCTTTAGAAATAATCGATATGCTAGATTATGGCAGAATGAATGGCGAAAACGTATTAGATCAAGCTCTTAAATTAATAAAAGAATAA
- a CDS encoding hydroxymethylglutaryl-CoA reductase, degradative, with translation MDKKKRKENTAMDKTHLDKFYKKNHAERMKALIAADILTSDDLLLTDALHLTDELADNMIENHLANYELPLGAALNFLVDGKEYVVPMAIEEPSVIAAASAGAKIIAQAGGFKTTISDRTMIGQVALKDIPDLTVAKSNLVQHKKAILKKANDAHPSIVARGGGATDLFVRFIEADNEAATPEFLVVHLHVSTLEAMGANIINTMLEGITAYLEELTGGTALMSILSNYATECLASAVCQIPVDLLKKNDYTGEEVRDRLIEASQLAYVDPYRAVTHNKGIMNGIDAVVLASGNDWRAISAGAHAYASHSGQYRSLSVWKKADNGDLIGQLTLPLPVGSVGGSISIHPAAQFSKRLMGYQSAKELEAVIVSVGLAQNFSALKALVTEGIQKGHMGLQARSLAISAGASGNAIEKVAEQLKQSKNMNLATAKALLQEILTLEE, from the coding sequence TTGGATAAAAAAAAGCGCAAGGAGAATACTGCTATGGATAAAACCCATTTAGATAAATTTTATAAAAAAAACCATGCTGAAAGAATGAAGGCCCTTATTGCTGCAGATATTCTAACTTCAGATGATTTACTATTAACAGATGCCTTACATTTAACAGATGAGCTAGCAGATAATATGATTGAAAATCATTTGGCTAATTATGAACTTCCGCTAGGAGCAGCCCTAAATTTTCTAGTTGATGGAAAAGAATATGTTGTCCCAATGGCTATCGAAGAGCCTTCTGTTATCGCAGCTGCCAGTGCTGGTGCAAAAATTATTGCTCAAGCTGGTGGATTTAAAACAACGATTTCTGATCGTACTATGATTGGCCAAGTTGCTTTGAAAGATATCCCTGATTTAACAGTTGCAAAAAGTAATTTGGTTCAACACAAAAAGGCTATTCTAAAAAAGGCTAACGATGCGCATCCCTCTATTGTTGCACGCGGAGGCGGAGCAACCGACCTTTTCGTTCGCTTTATTGAAGCCGATAATGAAGCCGCAACGCCTGAATTTTTAGTGGTGCATTTGCATGTATCCACTCTGGAAGCTATGGGAGCGAATATTATTAATACTATGTTGGAAGGCATTACAGCTTACCTTGAAGAATTAACTGGCGGTACAGCTTTGATGAGCATCCTTTCTAACTACGCAACTGAATGTCTGGCAAGTGCTGTTTGCCAAATTCCAGTGGACCTGCTGAAAAAGAACGATTATACGGGTGAAGAAGTACGAGATCGTTTAATTGAAGCTAGTCAATTGGCTTATGTGGATCCTTATCGGGCCGTCACTCATAATAAAGGCATTATGAATGGCATTGACGCAGTTGTTTTAGCCTCCGGAAATGACTGGCGTGCTATTTCTGCCGGTGCACATGCTTATGCCTCACATAGCGGGCAATATCGTTCTCTTTCTGTGTGGAAAAAAGCTGATAACGGCGATTTGATTGGACAATTGACTTTACCGCTTCCTGTTGGATCAGTTGGAGGCTCTATTTCCATCCATCCGGCTGCCCAATTCAGCAAACGATTGATGGGCTACCAATCGGCAAAAGAATTAGAAGCTGTGATCGTTTCTGTCGGCCTGGCTCAAAATTTTTCAGCTCTTAAAGCCCTTGTGACTGAAGGGATCCAGAAAGGTCATATGGGACTTCAAGCTCGATCTCTGGCTATCAGCGCTGGTGCTTCAGGGAACGCTATCGAAAAAGTAGCTGAACAATTAAAACAATCTAAAAATATGAACCTCGCTACAGCAAAAGCCTTGCTGCAAGAAATCCTGACTTTAGAAGAGTAA
- a CDS encoding PTS transporter subunit EIIC codes for MKEKLMNGMQRFSKAMFIPVLILPIAGILIAIGNLFTNAKLIETVPFLDNPITMGFGMILSGSLVSILTNLGLIFCMGLAVGLANKKKSEAGFTAVLGYLVFINAMNKFMELNGSLFEGESLQGTGQTMVMGVQVLDMGVFLGIILGIVTALVHNKFCEKEFNNAFQIYGGTRFVFILLIPVVVLLAILFTYIWPFFQGGINSLGTLINQSGNFGIFLYGSLERLLIPTGLHHLVYTPFLYTSLGGIQEVGGQIFEGARNIYFAEIADPSVSILSRSVIWDARGISKMFGLIGACLAMYHTASPENKNKAKAILIPAVVTSFIAGVTEPIEFSFMFVAPLLFIVHAVLSGLSMVVLNLLSVRAIGPNGFIDFLLYNVPLGIEKTGWPMYVLVGIMFFAIYYMTFRFLITKFKFKTIGREDTGEETKLYSKGEYNESKTKKTSSSAVEEQGDTGLASAIVGALGGPDNINTVTNCYTRLRLTLNHPDKVDEIFLKNNTGASGVIIKDHNVHVVYGLQVSKVRKAVDHYLGRESEE; via the coding sequence ATGAAGGAGAAATTAATGAATGGCATGCAGCGTTTTTCAAAAGCCATGTTTATACCCGTGTTAATTTTACCGATTGCAGGGATATTAATTGCGATCGGCAATCTGTTCACAAATGCAAAGCTAATTGAAACCGTTCCCTTTTTGGACAATCCTATCACAATGGGATTTGGAATGATTTTATCAGGCTCCTTAGTGTCAATTTTAACTAATTTAGGCCTAATATTTTGTATGGGATTAGCAGTAGGATTAGCAAACAAGAAAAAATCCGAAGCAGGGTTTACAGCTGTATTAGGCTACTTAGTATTTATTAATGCAATGAATAAGTTCATGGAACTTAACGGGTCATTATTTGAAGGAGAGTCCCTACAGGGAACAGGACAGACTATGGTAATGGGTGTCCAAGTTCTAGATATGGGTGTTTTTCTTGGTATTATATTAGGTATAGTAACAGCGCTTGTACACAATAAATTTTGTGAAAAAGAATTTAATAATGCTTTTCAAATTTATGGCGGAACACGCTTCGTCTTCATTCTTCTGATTCCAGTTGTTGTTTTATTGGCTATTTTATTCACGTACATCTGGCCGTTTTTCCAAGGTGGCATCAATAGTTTAGGAACATTGATAAACCAAAGTGGGAATTTCGGGATTTTCTTATATGGCTCATTAGAGCGTTTATTGATCCCGACTGGATTGCACCACTTAGTTTATACGCCTTTCTTATACACTTCACTAGGAGGTATCCAAGAAGTTGGGGGCCAAATATTTGAAGGTGCAAGAAACATTTATTTTGCAGAGATTGCAGATCCTAGTGTCAGCATTCTGTCTCGCAGCGTTATCTGGGATGCGCGTGGGATTTCTAAAATGTTTGGACTGATTGGTGCATGTTTAGCAATGTACCATACCGCAAGCCCAGAAAATAAAAATAAGGCAAAAGCTATTCTAATCCCGGCAGTTGTTACCTCATTTATAGCAGGGGTAACAGAACCAATCGAATTTTCATTTATGTTTGTAGCTCCGTTACTGTTTATCGTCCATGCAGTTCTAAGTGGATTAAGCATGGTTGTATTAAATCTATTGAGTGTTCGAGCTATTGGACCAAATGGATTTATCGATTTCTTGTTATACAATGTGCCATTAGGTATCGAAAAAACAGGATGGCCAATGTATGTCTTGGTCGGTATTATGTTCTTCGCAATCTATTATATGACATTTCGTTTCTTGATTACGAAATTCAAATTTAAAACGATTGGTCGTGAGGATACTGGTGAGGAAACAAAACTTTATTCTAAAGGTGAATACAACGAAAGTAAGACTAAAAAAACTTCCTCAAGTGCTGTAGAGGAACAAGGAGATACAGGTTTAGCTAGCGCAATCGTAGGGGCATTAGGTGGACCAGATAATATCAACACTGTGACCAATTGTTACACACGATTAAGATTAACATTAAACCACCCTGATAAAGTGGATGAAATATTTTTGAAAAATAATACAGGAGCAAGTGGTGTGATTATTAAAGACCATAATGTCCACGTTGTTTACGGCTTACAAGTTAGTAAGGTCAGAAAAGCTGTCGATCATTATTTAGGTAGAGAATCAGAGGAATAA
- a CDS encoding hydroxymethylglutaryl-CoA synthase, translated as MKIGIDKIGFYAPHLYVDMNKLAAARNVEPEKFTIGIGQEKMAVAPITQDPVTLAANAALIILDEEDRAKIDFVIFGTESGIDNSKSGAVYVHRLLGLNPNARSVEVKQACYGATAGIQMAKGHIALNPDSRVLVLASDIARYGLNTAGEATQGAGAVAMVISADPKILALEDQSAYLTADIMDFWRPIYSDFAFVDGKFSNEQYVLFFKTVWEQYKTKTNLGLNDFEAICFHLPYTKIGLKALRTILEEASEESQERLLANYQSSTLYNRNVGNIYTGSLYLSLVSLLEQSEQFKSGSRIGLFSYGSGAVGEFFTGILQPNYQEYLYSEKHAELFASRTEVSIEEYEKMFQQTVPVDGSTAVFGSTNDPAPIQLKGIKDNMRQYENKTN; from the coding sequence TTGAAAATTGGAATAGACAAAATTGGTTTTTATGCGCCACACTTATACGTGGACATGAACAAGTTGGCAGCGGCTAGAAATGTAGAGCCCGAAAAATTTACAATCGGTATAGGACAAGAAAAAATGGCAGTTGCACCAATCACACAGGATCCAGTAACCCTAGCAGCAAATGCAGCACTAATTATATTAGATGAAGAAGATAGAGCGAAAATTGATTTTGTTATTTTTGGTACAGAGTCGGGTATCGACAATTCGAAATCAGGAGCGGTCTATGTTCATCGCTTGTTAGGTCTAAACCCTAATGCTCGTTCTGTTGAAGTGAAACAAGCTTGTTACGGAGCGACTGCGGGAATTCAAATGGCAAAAGGCCATATTGCTTTGAACCCAGACAGCAGAGTATTGGTATTAGCTTCTGACATCGCACGATACGGATTGAATACAGCTGGTGAAGCGACACAAGGAGCTGGGGCTGTAGCAATGGTGATCAGTGCTGATCCTAAAATTTTGGCGTTAGAAGATCAAAGTGCTTATCTAACGGCTGATATTATGGACTTTTGGCGTCCTATTTATTCAGATTTTGCTTTTGTTGATGGCAAATTTTCAAACGAACAATATGTTTTATTTTTCAAAACAGTCTGGGAACAATACAAAACAAAAACGAACTTAGGGTTGAATGATTTTGAAGCCATCTGTTTCCATTTACCTTATACTAAAATAGGGCTCAAAGCATTGAGAACTATTCTAGAAGAAGCATCAGAAGAAAGTCAAGAACGCTTATTGGCTAATTACCAATCAAGCACGCTCTACAATCGAAATGTTGGGAACATTTATACAGGGTCATTATATTTAAGCCTAGTTTCTTTGCTTGAACAAAGTGAACAGTTCAAATCTGGTTCAAGAATAGGATTGTTTAGTTATGGTTCAGGTGCAGTAGGAGAATTCTTTACGGGGATCTTGCAACCTAATTATCAAGAATATCTGTATTCCGAAAAACACGCTGAATTATTTGCTTCTAGGACAGAAGTTTCGATCGAAGAGTATGAAAAAATGTTCCAACAAACGGTTCCAGTTGATGGATCTACTGCAGTGTTTGGTAGCACAAATGATCCTGCACCGATTCAATTAAAAGGTATAAAAGATAATATGCGCCAATACGAGAATAAAACAAACTAA
- a CDS encoding glycoside hydrolase family 1 protein, with the protein MKKRIPENFIIGAGSSAWQTEGWKGKKEGQDSYLDTWYKNEKQVWHEGYGPGVATNFYERYQEDVDLMKEIGLTHFRTSINWSRFFIDYETLEVDEDYAAYIDRFVDSLIKAGVTPMLCLEHYELPTYLQDKYDGWSSKKVVALFTQYAEIVFDRYADRVKYWFTFNEPVVIQTRTYLDAIRYPHEQDTKKWMQWNYHKVLATAKVVEIYHRKNYDGQIGIVLNPEVTYPRSSSEADKKAAEMYDLFFNRIYLDPLVKGSYPEELFPLLKKHGIQFDYTKEEIDSIAHNTVDYLGINLYYPNRVKAPSYQWNEQTPFHPAYYYDHFELPGRKMNKSRGWEIYPQMMVDFGMRIKNDYENIPWIVTENGMGIEDEERFMDSNGVVQDDYRIEFISEHLNCLIEVTEAGSNCKGYMLWAFTDCVSPMNAFKNRYGLVRIDLNNNRDRSLKKSAFWYKNLIESRTFEVADKTEIN; encoded by the coding sequence TTGAAAAAGCGGATTCCAGAAAACTTTATTATCGGTGCAGGCTCATCAGCATGGCAGACAGAGGGGTGGAAAGGTAAAAAAGAAGGACAGGATTCTTATCTCGATACATGGTATAAAAATGAAAAACAGGTATGGCACGAAGGATATGGACCGGGAGTCGCAACTAATTTTTATGAACGCTACCAAGAAGACGTTGATTTAATGAAAGAAATCGGCTTGACTCATTTTCGAACGTCTATTAACTGGTCAAGATTTTTCATTGATTATGAGACTCTAGAGGTGGATGAAGACTATGCTGCATATATCGATCGTTTCGTGGATAGCTTGATTAAAGCGGGTGTTACCCCGATGCTTTGTCTAGAACATTATGAACTGCCAACTTACTTACAAGATAAATATGATGGATGGAGTTCTAAGAAAGTCGTTGCCCTTTTTACTCAATACGCGGAAATTGTCTTTGACCGTTATGCAGACCGTGTGAAATATTGGTTTACATTTAATGAACCGGTCGTTATTCAAACGCGTACTTACTTAGATGCCATTCGTTATCCACATGAGCAAGATACAAAAAAATGGATGCAGTGGAATTACCACAAAGTTTTGGCAACTGCAAAAGTTGTCGAAATATATCATAGGAAAAACTACGATGGTCAAATCGGTATTGTGCTGAATCCAGAAGTAACGTATCCAAGATCATCCTCAGAAGCAGATAAAAAAGCAGCTGAAATGTATGATTTATTTTTTAATCGTATTTATTTAGATCCTTTAGTTAAGGGAAGTTATCCTGAGGAATTGTTCCCGCTACTTAAAAAGCACGGTATCCAATTTGATTACACAAAAGAAGAAATAGATAGTATTGCACACAATACGGTCGATTACTTAGGGATCAATTTGTACTATCCAAATCGTGTGAAAGCTCCAAGCTACCAATGGAATGAGCAAACACCCTTTCACCCAGCTTATTACTATGACCATTTTGAATTACCAGGACGTAAAATGAACAAATCAAGAGGCTGGGAAATTTATCCCCAGATGATGGTAGATTTTGGTATGCGTATAAAAAATGACTATGAGAATATCCCATGGATAGTTACAGAAAATGGCATGGGCATCGAAGACGAAGAACGGTTCATGGACAGCAATGGAGTCGTACAAGATGATTACCGAATTGAATTTATTTCAGAGCATTTGAATTGTTTGATCGAGGTCACTGAAGCTGGTTCAAACTGCAAAGGGTATATGTTGTGGGCCTTTACAGATTGTGTATCTCCAATGAATGCGTTCAAGAATCGCTATGGATTGGTTCGAATCGATTTAAATAATAACCGCGATCGCTCATTAAAAAAATCGGCTTTCTGGTACAAAAATCTGATTGAAAGCCGTACTTTTGAAGTTGCAGATAAAACAGAAATCAACTAA
- a CDS encoding MurR/RpiR family transcriptional regulator, which translates to MKDISKLIQGKKLSELDVKIVHYIIENIDNVLEKGVRGVAKDNYTSPSTVIRLSKKLGYTGFIDLYYQLLPMVKKTEGLQLDNDEAFLSISQQDFFKENRKEDIDQFVQQVLHLKQEYIFIYATGFSAIAAEYLYKKLLVLGKKTVIATGTDSIGVFENNLEDIGAFIVISKSGETQQVIDKLLVAKDQGIFTITFTKETANRAAELSDLNFKITDNYKLDDRNMLPNSFFPRLLMLVEFIFKTYLDGLQKKIANK; encoded by the coding sequence ATGAAAGACATCAGTAAACTAATTCAAGGGAAAAAATTATCAGAATTAGATGTAAAAATCGTGCATTATATTATTGAAAATATCGACAATGTGTTAGAAAAAGGTGTACGAGGTGTAGCAAAGGACAACTACACTTCTCCATCAACCGTCATAAGATTATCAAAGAAATTGGGCTATACAGGTTTTATCGACTTATATTATCAGTTGCTTCCAATGGTTAAAAAGACTGAAGGGCTTCAATTAGATAATGATGAAGCGTTTCTAAGTATCAGTCAACAAGATTTTTTTAAAGAAAATAGAAAAGAAGATATCGATCAGTTTGTTCAACAAGTGTTACATTTGAAGCAAGAGTACATCTTTATTTATGCAACAGGATTTTCTGCAATAGCGGCAGAGTATCTATATAAAAAACTATTGGTATTAGGTAAAAAAACGGTTATTGCAACAGGGACTGACTCTATTGGCGTATTCGAAAATAATTTAGAAGATATTGGAGCATTTATTGTGATCTCAAAATCTGGCGAAACACAGCAAGTCATTGATAAATTACTTGTAGCAAAAGATCAGGGCATTTTTACGATCACGTTTACAAAAGAAACAGCAAATCGGGCAGCGGAATTATCGGATTTAAATTTTAAAATTACAGATAATTATAAACTTGACGATCGGAACATGTTGCCGAATAGTTTTTTCCCTAGACTGTTGATGTTAGTAGAATTTATTTTTAAAACTTATCTTGATGGATTACAAAAGAAAATAGCAAATAAATGA
- a CDS encoding PTS lactose/cellobiose transporter subunit IIA, translating into METIMGLIIHGGNAKSDAMEAIHAAKNDDFELATQKLEESNKSLVEAHHAQTSLLTQEASGEELTVSLLAVHSQDHLMNAITFRDLASEVVDVYKKMAGVSID; encoded by the coding sequence ATGGAAACAATCATGGGTTTGATCATTCATGGTGGAAATGCTAAAAGTGATGCAATGGAGGCTATTCACGCTGCAAAGAATGATGATTTTGAATTAGCAACCCAAAAATTAGAAGAATCAAACAAGTCATTGGTAGAAGCTCATCATGCGCAAACAAGTTTATTAACACAAGAAGCTTCTGGTGAGGAATTAACGGTTTCTTTATTAGCCGTGCACAGTCAAGATCATCTGATGAATGCTATTACGTTTAGAGATCTAGCATCTGAAGTTGTTGATGTGTATAAAAAAATGGCAGGCGTGTCAATAGATTAA